CGACCGTGAACCCGTGGCGGGCGCAGTGCACTTCGTCGGCTCCATCAAGTGGCTGGAGTCCCAGCCGTTCGGCCGGCGCGAATACGACGCCCTGGCTCGGGACGTACTCGCGGTGCCCGGAGCCGGGCGGGACACCCCGCTGGTCGCGGTGTCCCGCAGCAGTGTCGTCGGCAGTCTGCCGCTTGCGGCCCACTGGGGGCCTGAAGATCTGGTCCGCGCCTGGCAGTAGCGGAGAGATGGTGAGGCGTGGGGTACGTGGCTCAGGACGCCCAGTGCCGGTAGGCCTCCACCCAGGCCCACCCCCCAGGCGCGGGTTCGGGCAGCGGTAGGTCGGGGAGGCCGATCGCCCGACGGTGTCGACCGCGTCTTCTCTCGCCTATTGCGAGCTGTTGCTTCCAATGTCAGTGCGTGCTTCTGATCCGTGCTGGCGCCTGAGGTGACGGTGATCGATGAAGCGGCCGCTGCCTGGCGGGACTGTGCGCGCCGTAGAGCGTCACCGGATCGCTTCCGGACTCCAAGCCGTGCGCCCGATCCGCAGCGTCGGCGGCTCGGGAGAGCTCGTGGGAGACGGCGGCCAGGCCGCCGAGAGGCTGTGGGCGCGAAAGGCGGCAGCGATATCGCCGAGCCCGGCATCAGAAGCAACCGGGCCGCGGCCGGCGGAGCCCGTGGAGCGCGTGGGCCAGCCGCTGTCGGTCACCGCCGACAACAGCTCGCTGACGAGCGGGAGCGAGCCGGAGGCGGTGCTGCTGGTGGTCTCCGAGTTGTTCGCCAACGCCGTGTGGCATGCCGGCGGAGTGACCGGTTTCCGGCTGGAGGCGAAGCCGGGGGCGAAGACGCTGGCGGTGGCGGTGGCGGTGGACTACGCCAGCACCCTCCCACCGCGGCCCCGCCCGCTGGATCCCGGACGCCGGGCGGGTTCGGCTGGCATCCGGTGCAGGAGGCCTCGGCCGATGTGCAGGTGAAGGTCCATGCCGGGGCAAGACGGTGACCACGACCGTCCGATGCCCCACGGGAGTCAGGCCGCAGCCGCCGCTGCGAGGAGAAGCATGCCGGGGTGTTGATGGCCGGACGTCAGCGCTCAGGGGCTGCGCCCGTGGAGGCAGGGGTGCCAAGGCGGTTGATGTCGGGGCTGTGGAGGACGTGGGGGCCGTGCCCGTCGAGTCCCACGACGGCGATCATGGCGCGTCCCAGGTGCTCGGTCGTCGTCGTGTGCCCGGGTGCCAGCCGGTGCAGGAGGGGGTAGAGCCACGAGGTGAGCCGGTAGAGCCGGCGGTAGGCCGCGGTTCGGGAGACGGCGCCGCGCTGGGGGCGAATGTATCCGGGCCTGAACAGGTAGGCGTGAAAGGGCATCGCCAGCAGTGCGTTCTCGGTACGGCCCTTGACCCTGGCCCACATCGAGCGGCCGGCCTCCGTGCTGTCGGTCCCCTCTCCTGACACGTAGGTGAAGGTCAGGGAGGGGTTGTACGCACTCACCGCCCGTGCGGCGGCCAGCGTGTAGTCGTACGTGATGCGGGTGTACTCCGCCTCGCTGCGGCCCGCCGCGGAGACGCCGAGGCAGAAGAAGCAGCCATCCAGCCCCTCGAACTCGCCCTGGATCGCCGTGAAATCGGTGAAGACCGTGTGCACGACCTCGCGGACCTTCGGATGGCGCAGGTTCAGCGGTGTGCGCCCGACGACCAGGATGTCGCCCACTCGCGGGTCGTTGAGGCAGGCGTCGAGCACGCCGTGCCCCACCATGCCGGACGCTCCGAAGACGGCCACACGCATGCTCATCCCTCCGCCCGGGCCAGGGTGCCGGCGATCAGGGTGGCCAGCATCTCTTCCAGAGTGGCGGTGAAGTCCATACGCAGGGCTGCGAGCGAGGGGTCCGCCTCGTAGGCGGCGAGCATGGACGCGGAGGGCCGGGCGTGCGTCCACACCGCGCCAGTCACCATGACGGCCTGCGCGCACAAACCGTCGGCCCGGTCGCCCAGTTCGGGCAGATGACGGCGGGCCAGGGCGGCCAGAGCGGCGACGTTGCCGAGGGCGGAACGCTTGTAGCGGGCGGCCACCTCGGCGGAGACGTTGTGTTCCAGAACGCCGGCCTGGGCACTGAGCAGGTCGCACAGCACGCGGTGCTGCGCGAGGGAACGGGTCAGGACGGCGGCGAATGCCTGAGTGCGCTCGCGCACCGGGGCGTCCGGGGTGATCACGGCGTCCAGCTGCGCGGGGAGCTCATCCGTCCACTGCCGCCGGTGGTGGTCCAGGAGTTCCAGAAGGATGGCCTCGCGCGATTCGAAGTACCGCAGCACGTTGGACTTGGCCAGGCCCACGCGCCTGCTCAGCTCGTTCAGGCTGACCGCGCTGACCGGCATCTCCTCGAGCATCGCCGTCGCGGTGTCGAGGATCGCCTGCTGCCGGATCTCGCGCTGTTCCTCGCTGCGCGCCCTCTGGAAAGTCGCCATGCGCCCATCTTACAGACTGCCGGTCTTTTGACATAAGACCGCCGGTCTCTTACCTTGGAGGAACAAGAGACCGACGGTCTGCTACTTCGGGGTCGTCGGCAGTACGCACCATCCAGCACGTGAAAGAGGTCCACCGTCATGAGCGTTTCCAGCGTCGCCCTGGTCACCGGAGCCACCACCGGCATCGGCAAGGAGACCAGCCTGGCCCTGGCCCGCGCCGGCCACGCCGTCGTCGTCTCCGGCCGCCGCAAGGAGGCGGGAGAAGCCGTCGCCCGCGAGATCCGCGACAACGGCGGCCAGGCCGCCTTCATCGCCGCCGACGTCAACACCGAAGAGGGAGTCGCCGCCCTGGTCGCGGCCACCGTCGAGCGCTTCGGCCGGCTCGATGTCGCCGTCAACAACGCCGGCGTCTCCCTCGACACCGGCCGTCTGGCGGACGAGCCCACCAGCCGCTTCCAACAGATGCTCACCACGAACGTGCTCGGCGTCTTCTGGGGCATGAAGTACCAGATCCAGCAGATGCTGGC
This region of Streptomyces chromofuscus genomic DNA includes:
- a CDS encoding ATP-binding protein — encoded protein: MGQPLSVTADNSSLTSGSEPEAVLLVVSELFANAVWHAGGVTGFRLEAKPGAKTLAVAVAVDYASTLPPRPRPLDPGRRAGSAGIRCRRPRPMCR
- a CDS encoding Rossmann-fold NAD(P)-binding domain-containing protein gives rise to the protein MSMRVAVFGASGMVGHGVLDACLNDPRVGDILVVGRTPLNLRHPKVREVVHTVFTDFTAIQGEFEGLDGCFFCLGVSAAGRSEAEYTRITYDYTLAAARAVSAYNPSLTFTYVSGEGTDSTEAGRSMWARVKGRTENALLAMPFHAYLFRPGYIRPQRGAVSRTAAYRRLYRLTSWLYPLLHRLAPGHTTTTEHLGRAMIAVVGLDGHGPHVLHSPDINRLGTPASTGAAPER
- a CDS encoding TetR/AcrR family transcriptional regulator, encoding MATFQRARSEEQREIRQQAILDTATAMLEEMPVSAVSLNELSRRVGLAKSNVLRYFESREAILLELLDHHRRQWTDELPAQLDAVITPDAPVRERTQAFAAVLTRSLAQHRVLCDLLSAQAGVLEHNVSAEVAARYKRSALGNVAALAALARRHLPELGDRADGLCAQAVMVTGAVWTHARPSASMLAAYEADPSLAALRMDFTATLEEMLATLIAGTLARAEG
- a CDS encoding SDR family NAD(P)-dependent oxidoreductase, with the protein product MSVSSVALVTGATTGIGKETSLALARAGHAVVVSGRRKEAGEAVAREIRDNGGQAAFIAADVNTEEGVAALVAATVERFGRLDVAVNNAGVSLDTGRLADEPTSRFQQMLTTNVLGVFWGMKYQIQQMLAQHNPGGAIINLASIAGLGGMRYAANYSATKHAVVGLTKSAALEYATDSIRINGVAPAAIKTDILSTAIEAGTWDEATIAALQPVNRMGRPTEVADAITWLASPQASFVTGTILNVDGGYKAQ